Part of the Benincasa hispida cultivar B227 chromosome 11, ASM972705v1, whole genome shotgun sequence genome, CACAAAAAGAATAACATAATTTAGAGGTTCTTACTGCAAACCTTTATGATCAAGAAGCTCAATTTTTTACGGTTGTCACATGCTTCAGGAGCATGTTCACGACATCGTGTGAAATTCTAGCAGACTCTTCTTTCAGTTGATAAATCTTTTCATCTGTCTCGATTTCAAGCCGCTTAACATTAGCTCCCGAATCTCCACTACTCTATATGATCAAAAGATGAAGATGAGATAGGGAGGGGGACGCAAGGGCAGAGTTAGCAGATATATTTCAATATCTCAGGATGGGTTTTCCACAGCAAGACAAGATGTATGTTTGTAATAATTCTATACTAACCTCAGAAAGTTTTCTTTGGAATTCAGCCTCGACTTGGGCACGATATGCAGCAATTTCCTTTTCAGCCTCTTCTTTGGCTTGTTTCAGTCTAGCCAATTTTGCTAAAGGAATGGAAAATGAAGTCATCGAGTTACAAATTATCTTTAACT contains:
- the LOC120090473 gene encoding V-type proton ATPase subunit G1-like; the encoded protein is MATRGQGGIQQLLAAEQEAQHIVNAARNAKLARLKQAKEEAEKEIAAYRAQVEAEFQRKLSESSGDSGANVKRLEIETDEKIYQLKEESARISHDVVNMLLKHVTTVKN